Proteins encoded by one window of Halosolutus amylolyticus:
- a CDS encoding NUDIX hydrolase produces MEPLSDPVRLRTRSDVDVHEETRTVPQAEFEAMRGTVDSHVAVGLPNDDGAVLLQDDGSHGWSLPAFTVESGEEWTAIGRQGVTRLAGVPVELDRPERLRRIDIQPDGTADGGIRMYNVVYRAVPVEGRPVTDDVPADVRDVDWFDRVPAEQDGELAADIRLFVA; encoded by the coding sequence ATGGAACCCCTGTCCGATCCGGTCCGTCTGCGTACCCGTTCGGACGTCGACGTCCACGAGGAGACACGAACCGTCCCGCAGGCCGAGTTCGAAGCCATGCGCGGCACCGTCGACAGCCACGTCGCCGTCGGCCTCCCCAACGACGACGGGGCGGTCCTCCTACAGGACGACGGCTCGCACGGGTGGAGTCTGCCCGCCTTCACTGTCGAGTCCGGCGAGGAGTGGACGGCGATCGGTCGCCAGGGAGTGACGCGACTGGCGGGCGTCCCCGTCGAACTCGATCGGCCGGAACGCCTCCGCCGCATCGATATCCAGCCGGACGGGACGGCTGACGGGGGCATTCGCATGTACAACGTCGTCTATCGAGCAGTTCCCGTCGAGGGACGTCCGGTCACCGACGACGTGCCCGCGGACGTTCGAGACGTCGACTGGTTCGACCGCGTTCCCGCCGAACAGGACGGCGAACTCGCGGCGGACATCCGGCTGTTCGTCGCGTGA
- a CDS encoding winged helix-turn-helix transcriptional regulator has product MPPAQSDAETRERNAEACPVIESLEQIGSQWRLAVLHTLLDGEQRFNELKRSTGANARTLSRVLDDLGEMGFVERRIEEESPIATYYSLTEKGESLEPVFDEIECWASEWLDGTALDAPEQ; this is encoded by the coding sequence ATGCCGCCAGCCCAGTCCGACGCCGAGACCCGCGAACGGAACGCCGAGGCCTGCCCCGTCATCGAGTCGCTCGAACAGATCGGCTCCCAGTGGCGACTCGCCGTCCTCCACACCCTGCTCGACGGCGAACAGCGGTTCAACGAACTCAAGCGGTCGACCGGGGCGAACGCCCGCACGCTCTCGCGGGTGCTCGACGACCTCGGCGAGATGGGGTTCGTCGAACGCCGCATCGAGGAGGAGTCGCCGATCGCGACCTACTACAGCCTCACCGAGAAAGGCGAGTCGCTCGAACCCGTCTTCGACGAGATCGAGTGCTGGGCGTCCGAGTGGCTCGACGGGACGGCGCTCGACGCCCCCGAGCAGTAG
- a CDS encoding ABC transporter ATP-binding protein, producing MAILEVDDLRKEYGGFVAVEGSSFSIERGEVFGVVGPNGAGKTTTLKMLAGLVEPTDGHAVVAGHTPGEPAMQRRLGFLPEESPLYEEMTAVEYLSFFADLYGVPDSVADERIAASLDRLELEHRDRRIGNVSKGMKRKVAIARALVNDPDVLIFDEPASGLDPLTTNYIIEFTRELAAEGKTVVFSAHNLFHVESICDRVVIMNDGRIIARGSVEEIRDAHGGTEYHVYATADAGDGIAENGHYRHVVEEMAAVESIRETVQAAGGRVVDIETKTPTLEEIFLEVAGDAAEADV from the coding sequence ATGGCGATACTCGAAGTGGACGACCTCCGGAAGGAGTACGGTGGGTTCGTCGCCGTCGAGGGGAGTTCGTTCTCGATCGAGCGCGGCGAGGTGTTCGGCGTCGTCGGCCCCAACGGCGCGGGCAAGACGACGACGCTGAAGATGCTCGCCGGCCTCGTCGAACCCACCGACGGTCACGCCGTCGTCGCCGGCCACACGCCCGGCGAGCCGGCGATGCAGCGACGGCTCGGGTTTCTCCCCGAGGAGTCGCCGCTGTACGAGGAGATGACCGCCGTCGAGTACCTCTCCTTTTTCGCCGACCTCTACGGCGTGCCCGATTCGGTCGCGGACGAGCGGATCGCCGCGTCGCTCGATCGACTCGAACTCGAGCACCGCGATCGGCGGATCGGCAACGTGTCGAAGGGGATGAAACGCAAGGTCGCGATCGCGCGGGCGCTGGTCAACGACCCCGACGTGTTGATCTTCGACGAACCGGCGTCGGGGCTGGATCCGCTGACGACGAACTACATCATCGAGTTCACTCGGGAACTCGCCGCCGAGGGGAAGACGGTCGTCTTCAGCGCGCACAACCTCTTTCACGTCGAGAGCATCTGCGATCGGGTCGTCATCATGAACGACGGGCGGATCATCGCCCGGGGGAGCGTAGAAGAGATCCGCGACGCCCACGGCGGCACGGAGTACCACGTCTACGCGACGGCCGACGCCGGGGACGGAATCGCGGAGAACGGTCACTACCGCCACGTCGTCGAGGAGATGGCCGCAGTGGAATCGATCCGCGAGACCGTCCAGGCTGCCGGCGGCCGCGTCGTCGACATCGAGACGAAGACGCCGACCCTCGAAGAGATCTTCCTCGAGGTCGCCGGCGACGCCGCGGAGGCCGACGTGTGA
- a CDS encoding ABC transporter permease, translating to MSGPSGPGDDLPGRLHRLRGQWSRTGRIARWEVVRSASTVDRKTVAVLAAMLVVVGVVGISVAGDGMGLEDGIYVVGVDEESPYYEVAVESEQFRPVPLEDVEVEDGSRATVDIVVVERDSTADTGDGVVDLSGPSTRVTITAYGEVGDPAADAFRDAIEDHNDARMAREDDEAAAYPIQVTIDYRDRNLDSRSAGTESTAPVDGGGGTGADDGSGPGNDDTGAGDDDRTGATGDETADDGSGTTGGDGGSLQVPDVGGGAAADQPTPGTPGSISPPFPFESLVLAFLFVVPMNFVIQAYGSTIVDERVKRRGELLLVSPASRYEIVAGKTLPYLLGLVGVVVAIAYAVGGGPLSVAAAIPIALLFLAATFAGAMLARSFKELTFVTVTISVFLTTYTFIPAIFTDVNPIALISPLTLVVMDLQGDSVRLGEYLFSTGPFYCSAAVCFLLGIGLYREEDMFDQKPIPAKVVDAIAGRVRGYRSVPLLSILFIPFVFAAQLLAVALLFAVPETIALPAIVVVAAAIEEAAKSVHVYAGFARSRFDPTLRTAVVVGALSGAGFFVGEKVTHVAQLVGMPDLTVGVAAFGPELSSNPLVLVAVFLAPLVLHAVTAVVAAVGASRGPTGYAVGFVAATLVHAAYNVGVISLVA from the coding sequence GTGAGCGGGCCGAGCGGACCCGGCGACGATCTGCCCGGCCGCCTCCACCGCCTCCGCGGTCAGTGGTCGCGAACCGGCCGGATCGCCCGCTGGGAGGTCGTTCGAAGCGCCAGCACGGTCGATCGCAAGACCGTGGCGGTCCTCGCGGCGATGCTGGTCGTGGTCGGCGTCGTCGGGATCTCCGTGGCCGGCGACGGCATGGGCCTCGAGGACGGGATATACGTCGTCGGCGTCGACGAGGAGAGCCCGTACTACGAGGTCGCGGTCGAGAGCGAGCAGTTCAGGCCCGTCCCGCTCGAGGACGTCGAGGTCGAGGACGGGAGCCGTGCCACCGTCGACATCGTGGTCGTCGAACGCGACTCGACCGCCGACACCGGGGACGGCGTCGTCGATCTCTCGGGCCCGTCGACGCGGGTGACCATCACCGCCTACGGGGAGGTCGGCGATCCGGCGGCCGACGCGTTCCGGGACGCGATCGAGGACCACAACGATGCGCGGATGGCCCGGGAGGACGACGAAGCGGCCGCCTACCCGATCCAGGTGACGATCGACTACCGGGACCGGAATCTCGACTCCCGATCGGCCGGGACCGAGTCCACGGCTCCCGTCGACGGGGGCGGCGGAACGGGCGCGGACGATGGTTCGGGACCGGGGAACGACGATACGGGAGCGGGGGACGACGATCGGACGGGAGCCACTGGAGACGAGACTGCAGACGACGGTTCCGGAACCACCGGCGGGGACGGCGGCAGCCTGCAGGTCCCCGACGTCGGTGGCGGTGCGGCGGCCGACCAGCCGACGCCGGGGACGCCGGGGTCGATCTCGCCGCCGTTCCCCTTCGAATCGCTCGTGCTCGCGTTCCTGTTCGTCGTGCCGATGAACTTCGTCATCCAGGCCTACGGGAGCACGATCGTGGACGAACGCGTCAAGCGCCGCGGCGAACTGTTGCTCGTCTCCCCCGCCTCGCGATACGAGATCGTCGCCGGGAAGACGCTGCCGTACCTGCTCGGGCTCGTCGGGGTCGTCGTCGCCATCGCGTACGCGGTCGGGGGCGGTCCGCTCTCGGTCGCGGCGGCGATCCCGATCGCCCTGCTCTTCCTGGCGGCGACGTTCGCCGGGGCGATGCTCGCGCGCTCGTTCAAGGAACTCACGTTCGTGACGGTGACGATCAGCGTCTTCCTGACGACCTACACGTTCATTCCGGCGATCTTCACCGACGTGAACCCGATCGCGCTCATCTCGCCGCTGACGCTCGTCGTGATGGACCTGCAGGGCGATTCGGTCCGACTCGGGGAGTACCTCTTCTCGACCGGCCCGTTCTACTGCAGTGCGGCCGTCTGCTTCCTGCTCGGGATCGGGCTCTACCGCGAGGAGGACATGTTCGACCAGAAGCCGATCCCGGCAAAAGTCGTCGACGCGATCGCCGGCCGGGTTCGGGGGTATCGGAGCGTCCCACTGCTGTCGATCCTCTTTATCCCCTTCGTCTTCGCGGCGCAGTTGCTCGCCGTGGCGCTCCTGTTCGCCGTCCCCGAGACGATCGCGCTCCCGGCCATCGTCGTCGTCGCGGCGGCGATCGAGGAAGCCGCGAAGAGCGTCCACGTCTACGCCGGCTTCGCCCGATCGCGGTTCGACCCGACGCTCCGGACTGCCGTCGTGGTCGGTGCGCTGTCGGGCGCGGGCTTCTTCGTCGGCGAGAAGGTCACCCACGTCGCGCAGCTGGTCGGGATGCCGGACCTGACCGTCGGCGTCGCGGCGTTCGGGCCGGAACTCTCGAGCAATCCGCTCGTGCTCGTCGCCGTCTTCCTCGCGCCGCTCGTCTTGCACGCCGTCACGGCGGTCGTCGCCGCCGTCGGCGCGAGCCGCGGCCCGACCGGGTACGCGGTGGGGTTCGTCGCGGCGACGCTCGTGCACGCGGCCTACAACGTCGGGGTGATCTCCCTTGTCGCGTGA
- a CDS encoding ABC transporter permease, with the protein MSRDRESWRSTGESGPRGPNPPTADEAGADESPLRAKLAVGRRELRSLRTEKTILLALAIQLFIAAFSSFLVVGLVSLYDPGAVDGYETEVAITGDDTGQLLRVADQQDGLEPTHYTDRSAAYSAFDGGRAAAVLDANRDDDGRLHVRVLAPEEGIETTLVVVQLRETLERAEHVERQRNADRLAEPPLDLPREVGASPYVAFTYTVLLPLLLFLPVFISGSIVVDSLIEERQRGTLTLLRVAPLSLADIVDAKLLTVAALAPIQAIAWLVLLAVNGTAIAGPVALVVLVGALSLLVVGLGTIVALYAPDRRQAQLLYSGGIVGGLVVASLLPEHPANTIAKFAIGAATTMSWLLLGLYGLLGIAAFLAVRKSVALVDPESL; encoded by the coding sequence TTGTCGCGTGATCGCGAGTCGTGGCGATCGACCGGCGAGTCGGGGCCCCGGGGACCGAATCCGCCGACGGCCGACGAGGCGGGAGCCGACGAGTCGCCGTTGCGCGCGAAACTGGCCGTCGGCCGGCGGGAACTGCGATCGCTTCGCACGGAGAAGACGATCCTGCTCGCGCTGGCGATCCAGCTGTTCATCGCGGCGTTCTCCTCGTTTCTCGTCGTCGGGCTCGTCTCGCTGTACGACCCCGGTGCGGTCGACGGCTACGAGACGGAAGTCGCGATCACGGGCGACGACACGGGTCAGCTACTCCGGGTCGCGGATCAGCAGGACGGTCTCGAACCTACCCACTACACGGACCGATCGGCCGCCTACAGCGCCTTCGACGGCGGGAGAGCCGCGGCCGTCCTGGACGCGAACCGGGACGACGACGGGCGGTTGCACGTCAGGGTACTCGCTCCCGAAGAGGGGATCGAGACGACGCTCGTCGTCGTCCAGCTTCGCGAAACCCTGGAGCGCGCCGAGCACGTCGAGCGCCAGCGCAACGCCGATCGGCTCGCCGAACCCCCGCTCGATCTGCCCCGCGAGGTGGGTGCGAGCCCGTACGTCGCGTTCACCTACACCGTCTTGCTTCCGCTCCTGTTGTTCCTCCCGGTGTTCATCAGCGGCTCGATCGTCGTCGACTCCCTGATCGAGGAACGCCAGCGAGGGACGCTGACGTTGCTCCGCGTCGCACCCCTCTCGCTCGCCGACATCGTCGACGCGAAGCTCCTCACGGTCGCGGCGCTCGCCCCGATCCAGGCGATCGCCTGGCTCGTCCTGCTGGCCGTCAACGGGACCGCGATCGCGGGGCCGGTCGCGCTGGTCGTCCTCGTCGGCGCGCTGTCGTTGCTCGTCGTGGGACTCGGCACGATCGTCGCGCTGTACGCTCCCGACAGACGGCAGGCGCAGCTGCTCTACTCCGGCGGCATCGTCGGCGGGCTGGTCGTGGCCAGCCTCCTGCCCGAGCATCCGGCGAACACCATCGCGAAGTTCGCGATCGGGGCGGCGACGACGATGAGCTGGCTCCTGCTCGGTCTCTACGGCCTGCTCGGGATCGCGGCGTTTCTCGCGGTCAGGAAGAGCGTCGCACTGGTCGACCCCGAGTCGCTGTGA
- a CDS encoding penicillin acylase family protein: MPSDTTRRGVLAGALAAGIGGLTLSSARELLAQFAPLSGRAWDAADRSLPEAVESPYGEATVRVDEHGVPHVAADDESAAYFAVGYVQAFDRLFQLDLQRRVMRGQLSEIAGEATLSDDEFHVAMDFAGAAETTWDHVSETAAGPLVEAYADGVNAAIDREQLPLEFELLDYEPREWTPVDSMLMEKQISWDLTGDFGDLRRALVADRLGEDVAAELYPDRLEHETPILRDAVDADRLDDGSNGSDGTAAIGTGTRTGSEDDRRSVGSSLTGYLSRFESPTGVGSNSWVVSGEHTDSGTPIVAYDPHLTLMTPPLWYEQHVETPETSVRGATFPGVPFVIAGANGTGTWSFTNVGADVLDCYGYEIDDAGERYRYEDEWREFDIEEREIAVADGENRTLTVRKTVHGPVIEREERTVGVAWTGHTATRTTEAIYEFGRSDDLEDLLESTQKFDLPTQNLVYADADGRTLYYATGKLPIRTIDGDVVSGNRIFDGSAGEGEWEGFTPFGESSWDGFVPFEEKPHAIDPDVLATANQRVTDDPNHYVGVAYASPYRGARIYDRLDERIESGESTDLAFHRDVQSDTRDGRADQLVPDLLAAIEERDEIDDRIGDAAGTLEDWDRRMNRDSDGALVFARWIDHFRDRVFEPVFADADLDASYYPRDWVLATLPADSPVFADRSRADAMVAALEAAIDEIDDEGWETYGDWNTTGPIAHPFGGEAPFLDYAERPADGSAATVKNYRVDSAVGSSWRMVVEPGGDATAILPGGNSGDYFSAHYDDQFRRWLDNDQKSMDRSIDDDADVTVTFEGGSS; encoded by the coding sequence GTGCCATCTGACACCACACGCCGGGGCGTGCTCGCGGGCGCGCTCGCCGCCGGAATCGGCGGCCTGACGCTCTCCTCGGCGCGAGAACTCCTGGCCCAGTTCGCGCCGCTGTCGGGTCGCGCCTGGGACGCCGCCGATCGGAGCCTCCCGGAGGCCGTCGAGAGTCCCTACGGCGAGGCGACCGTCCGCGTCGACGAGCACGGCGTCCCGCACGTCGCGGCCGACGACGAATCGGCGGCGTACTTCGCCGTCGGCTACGTGCAGGCGTTCGATCGGCTCTTCCAGCTCGACCTCCAGCGGCGGGTCATGCGTGGCCAGCTCTCCGAAATCGCGGGGGAGGCCACGCTCTCGGACGACGAGTTCCACGTCGCGATGGATTTCGCGGGCGCGGCCGAGACGACCTGGGATCACGTCTCGGAAACCGCCGCGGGACCGCTCGTCGAGGCCTACGCCGACGGCGTGAACGCCGCGATCGATCGCGAGCAACTCCCGCTCGAGTTCGAACTGCTGGACTACGAACCGCGCGAGTGGACTCCGGTCGACTCGATGCTGATGGAGAAACAGATCTCGTGGGACCTGACCGGCGACTTCGGCGACCTCCGGCGGGCGCTGGTCGCCGATCGTCTCGGCGAGGACGTCGCCGCCGAACTCTACCCCGATCGGCTCGAGCACGAGACGCCGATCCTGCGGGACGCGGTCGACGCGGACCGCCTCGACGACGGCTCGAACGGCTCGGACGGGACGGCGGCTATCGGGACCGGGACCCGGACCGGATCCGAAGACGACCGCCGATCCGTCGGCTCCAGCCTGACGGGGTACCTCTCCCGGTTCGAGTCGCCGACTGGGGTCGGCTCGAACAGCTGGGTCGTCTCGGGCGAACACACCGACAGCGGGACGCCGATCGTCGCGTACGACCCGCACCTGACGCTGATGACGCCGCCGCTGTGGTACGAACAGCACGTCGAGACGCCCGAGACGTCGGTTCGCGGGGCGACCTTCCCGGGCGTCCCGTTCGTGATCGCGGGTGCGAACGGGACCGGGACGTGGTCGTTCACCAACGTCGGTGCGGACGTGCTCGACTGCTACGGCTACGAGATCGACGACGCGGGCGAGCGCTACCGCTACGAGGACGAGTGGCGCGAGTTCGATATCGAGGAGCGAGAGATCGCCGTCGCGGACGGCGAGAACCGCACGCTCACCGTGCGAAAGACGGTCCACGGGCCGGTAATCGAACGCGAGGAACGGACGGTCGGCGTCGCCTGGACCGGCCACACCGCCACCCGGACGACCGAGGCGATCTACGAGTTCGGGCGCAGCGACGACCTCGAAGACCTGCTCGAGTCGACCCAGAAGTTCGACCTGCCGACGCAGAACCTCGTCTACGCGGACGCCGACGGCCGGACGCTGTACTACGCCACGGGGAAACTCCCGATCCGGACGATCGACGGCGACGTCGTGTCCGGAAACCGCATCTTCGACGGCTCCGCGGGCGAGGGTGAATGGGAGGGGTTCACGCCGTTCGGCGAGTCCTCCTGGGACGGGTTCGTCCCGTTCGAGGAGAAACCCCACGCGATCGATCCGGACGTCCTCGCGACGGCCAACCAGCGAGTCACCGACGACCCGAACCACTACGTCGGCGTCGCCTACGCCTCGCCCTATCGCGGCGCGCGAATCTACGATCGGCTCGACGAGCGGATCGAGAGCGGCGAGTCGACGGATCTCGCGTTCCACCGCGACGTCCAGTCGGACACCCGGGACGGCCGGGCGGATCAGCTCGTCCCGGACCTCCTGGCCGCGATCGAGGAACGCGACGAAATTGACGATCGGATCGGCGACGCCGCAGGGACGCTCGAGGACTGGGATCGCCGGATGAACCGCGATTCTGACGGCGCACTCGTCTTCGCACGCTGGATCGACCACTTTCGGGACCGCGTCTTCGAGCCCGTCTTCGCGGACGCCGACCTGGACGCGTCGTACTATCCGCGCGACTGGGTGCTCGCGACCCTCCCCGCGGACAGCCCCGTCTTCGCCGATCGCTCCCGGGCGGACGCGATGGTCGCGGCGCTCGAGGCGGCGATCGACGAGATCGACGACGAGGGCTGGGAGACCTACGGCGACTGGAACACGACGGGGCCGATCGCACACCCCTTCGGCGGCGAGGCACCCTTCCTCGACTACGCGGAGCGCCCGGCGGACGGCTCGGCGGCCACGGTCAAGAACTACCGGGTCGACTCCGCCGTCGGGTCGAGCTGGCGGATGGTCGTCGAACCCGGCGGCGACGCCACGGCCATCCTCCCTGGGGGCAACTCCGGGGACTACTTCTCGGCCCACTACGACGACCAGTTCCGGCGGTGGCTCGACAACGACCAGAAATCCATGGACCGATCGATCGACGACGACGCGGACGTGACCGTCACCTTCGAGGGGGGATCGTCGTGA